A segment of the Bacillus pseudomycoides genome:
GCATATTCTAATTCGTCTGGATTATCATGTAGCATAGAAATAAACTCTAATTTATTTCCATCACAATCCAGAAAATATACACTTGCAGCTGGCATCCATCTTTGGACAATTGGCTCTTGATTCCCTTTTCCCTGACTTCCTATCACTTCTATTCCAAGCTTTTCTAACCACAATTTAGAAGTCTTTAAAAACTCTAAATCTACACCAAAAGCAAAGTGTTTCGTCTCAAAGTCTTCAATATTATGTACTTCCCATAGTCCAAGCATTTGTTTTTTATTTTCTCCTACCCAAAAGAAAGCCACTCTTCTTTTAGATAGTTTTCTTGCTAATGCTAACCCTAACTTATTTTTATAGAAATCTATCGCCTTTTCTAAATTTCTTACATGTAAATGAGTTTCGTATATGCTCTGTATCATTATTTTTATTCCTTTCTTTATTGTAATTTTTATGTCGATATCTTTTGGTTATTATAATACAAGTAAAAATATCTTAAATCATCCTACTTTTGTATAATTTTTCTTTCCTGCAAAAGTAAGATGTACGGATTTCATTCATATAATTTGAGCTGGTGTTGATGGTTTTAAAATGGAAAGCTTATTTTCAAATTAGATGAAAAAGAGATGCAATTATGGACATTCATGTGTACAAGGATAATAAAATTATTTAAAAAATAATAAAGTTAATTAAAAATTTTTATATCACTACAGGGCAGGTTATTGAACAAAAATTCATATAATTTATAAATATTCTTTTAAAAAGTGCTTGAAAAACATTTTAACTAGCATTACCTTATCTAAGAAAGGGGGACTAAAATATGAAAATAACTATTGAAGAATTACCTGAATCAAAAATCGCTTATTTTCGAAATGTTGGGGAGTATGGTGAAAAGCAAAACAAAGATTTAATGGAGTCTTTTAAAAAGTGGGCACAGTTGAATGGTGTATTTAATAATTCTACAATTTTAGGTATACCACAGGATAACCCTGAGGTTACTCCTAAAGAGGAATGTCGTTATGATATTTGCGTTATTATAAATAAAGATTTTAATGTGGCAGAACCAGCTCAAGTTGGTAAATTTTCTGGTGGAAAATATGCTGTTTTCTTGCTTGATCATACAAAAGAGACGATCAATGAATTTTGGGGTAATATTTTTTCTGAAATAGAAAAAAATAATCTATCAATAAGAGAACAACCAATTGTAGAAAGATATACTTCACAA
Coding sequences within it:
- a CDS encoding GyrI-like domain-containing protein; translated protein: MKITIEELPESKIAYFRNVGEYGEKQNKDLMESFKKWAQLNGVFNNSTILGIPQDNPEVTPKEECRYDICVIINKDFNVAEPAQVGKFSGGKYAVFLLDHTKETINEFWGNIFSEIEKNNLSIREQPIVERYTSQMIDNHLCEILVPIQ
- a CDS encoding VOC family protein, whose protein sequence is MIQSIYETHLHVRNLEKAIDFYKNKLGLALARKLSKRRVAFFWVGENKKQMLGLWEVHNIEDFETKHFAFGVDLEFLKTSKLWLEKLGIEVIGSQGKGNQEPIVQRWMPAASVYFLDCDGNKLEFISMLHDNPDELEYASYLSEWDAEHQEK